From one Anabas testudineus chromosome 21, fAnaTes1.2, whole genome shotgun sequence genomic stretch:
- the LOC113173622 gene encoding claudin-14-like: MTTMVIQLIGFFLGLLGFLGTVVATLLPHWRSTAYVGSNIITATTYMKGLWMECVWHSAGIYQCELYRSLLALPRDLQAARALMVLSCVTSVLALLVSVMGMKCTRFARGSLIKHLLALSGGICFICAALPCLVTVSWTTSDVIMDFYDPLLPIGLKYEIGPAVYLGYVSVCLSVTGGLVLCWSSSGDKSRSPPHMQRNQPSSPPPAFNNIYPPAPLYKPPEALKDNRSPSLCSLSSSGYRLNNYV; this comes from the exons ATGACCACCATGGTGATTCAGCTCATTGGCTTCTTCTTAGGGCTGTTGGGGTTTTTGGGAACTGTAGTTGCAACCCTGCTCCCCCATTGGCGCAGCACAGCCTACGTGGGCTCGAACATCATTACAGCCACCACCTACATGAAAGGCCTGTGGATGGAGTGTGTATGGCACAGTGCTGGCATTTACCAGTGTGAGCTGTACAGATCTCTACTGGCACTGCCACGTGACCTGCAG GCAGCCCGGGCACTCATGGTGCTCTCCTGCGTCACCTCAGTCCTTGCATTGCTGGTGTCTGTGATGGGGATGAAGTGTACCCGCTTTGCCCGTGGCTCCCTGATCAAGCATCTGCTGGCACTGAGTGGGgggatttgttttatttgtgctgcTCTACCCTGCCTTGTCACCGTTTCTTGGACCACCAGTGATGTCATAATGGATTTCTACGACCCCTTACTTCCTATTGGTTTGAAGTATGAGATCGGTCCAGCTGTGTATCTTGGATATGTCTCGGTCTGCCTCAGTGTGACCGGAGGACTGGTGCTATGCTGGAGCAGCAGTGGTGATAAGTCACGGAGTCCCCCACATATGCAGAGGAATCAACCATCGTCTCCTCCCCCTGCCTTCAACAACATATATCCCCCAGCTCCTCTCTACAAGCCCCCCGAGGCTCTGAAGGACAATCGCTCTCCATCACTTTGCTCCCTTTCTAGCAGCGGATATAGGCTTAATAACTATGTCTAA
- the LOC113173528 gene encoding high-affinity choline transporter 1-like yields MRSRGYVTMLDPFQQLYGKRMGGLLFIPALMGEIFWSAAILSALGATLSVIVDININMSVVISALIAIFYTLVGGLYSVAYTDVVQLFCIFLGLWISVPFALSNPAVSDISVSAKQAIYQSPWLGKIENKDKWLWADNFCLLMLGGIPWQVYFQRVLSASSATYAQVLSFLAAFGCLVMAVPSVLIGAIGASTAWNQTSYGSLAPKDRDESDMILPIVLQHLCPPYISFFGLGAVSAAVMSSADSSILSASSMFARNIYQLAFRQSASDREIVWVMRITIFIFGALATSMALLTGSVYGLWYLSSDLVYVIIFPQLISVLFVKGTNTYGSVAGYIFGLLLRIGGGEPYLKLPPFIYYPGWVTVEKIHPLTGDVEYFVQQRFPFKSVSMVASFLANVSFSYMTKYLFESGILSHKYDFLGAVVSKREIMDKATLVSNHDNIILSEIAPVNPALGASLAGTFTNTEVLGDDEASSPEAFNNED; encoded by the exons ATGCGGTCGCGTGGCTACGTCACCATGCTGGATCCCTTCCAGCAGCTTTATGGTAAAAGGATGGGGGGCCTGCTCTTCATCCCTGCACTCATGGGGGAAATCTTCTGGTCTGCAGCCATTTTATCTGCTCTGG gagCCACTCTGAGTGTGATCGTGGACATAAACATCAACATGTCGGTGGTGATCTCAGCTCTGATAGCAATCTTCTACACACTTGTTGGGGGACTCTACTCTGTCGCATACACAGATGTTGTCCAGCTGTTCTGTATCTTTCTGGGCTTG TGGATCAGCGTGCCCTTTGCCCTGTCTAATCCCGCCGTGTCGGACATCAGTGTTTCGGCCAAGCAAGCTATCTACCAGTCACCCTGGCTGGGGAAGATTGAGAATAAGGACAAATGGCTCTGGGCGGACAACTTCTGTTTGCTG ATGTTGGGGGGGATTCCCTGGCAGGTCTATTTTCAACGGGTTCTTTCTGCCTCTTCAGCTACCTACGCCCAGGTCCTTTCCTTCCTTGCCGCCTTCGGCTGCTTGGTCATGGCTGTTCCCTCGGTCCTCATAGGAGCTATAGGTGCCTCCACTG CCTGGAACCAAACATCTTATGGATCCCTGGCGCCAAAAGATAGGGATGAATCAGACATGATCCTTCCCATAGTGCTCCAGCACCTCTGCCCACCCTACATCTCCTTTTTTGGTCTGGGGGCGGTGTCGGCTGCGGTCATGTCGTCCGCAGACTCATCTATCCTCTCAGCCAGCTCCATGTTTGCCCGGAACATCTATCAGCTGGCGTTTCGGCAGTCG GCCTCGGATCGAGAGATTGTCTGGGTAATGCGCATCACCATCTTTATATTTGGAGCCCTTGCTACTTCGATGGCACTGTTAACGGGATCAGTGTACGGCCTGTGGTACCTGAGCTCCGACCTGGTCTATGTCATCATCTTTCCCCAACTCATCAGCGTGTTATTTGTCAAGGGCACCAATACTTACGGCTCTGTGGCTGGCTATATCTTTGGTCTTTTGCTGCGCATTGGTGGAGGAGAGCCCTACCTCAAACTCCCTCCCTTCATCTACTACCCAGGCTGggtgacagtggagaagatCCACCCCCTCACTGGAGACGTGGAGTACTTTGTCCAGCAGAGGTTCCCATTCAAGTCCGTGTCGATGGTGGCTTCATTCTTGGCAAATGTGAGCTTTTCTTACATGACTAAGTACCTCTTTGAAAGTGGTATACTATCACACAAGTATGACTTCCTTGGTGCTGTTGTGTCCAAACGGGAGATCATGGACAAAGCTACACTGGTGAGCAACCATGATAACATCATCCTTTCAGAGATAGCGCCCGTCAATCCGGCTCTGGGTGCATCACTCGCAGGGACTTTCACCAACACTGAGGTCCTCGGTGACGATGAAGCATCCAGTCCAGAGGCTTTTAACAACGaagactaa